The following is a genomic window from Xyrauchen texanus isolate HMW12.3.18 chromosome 6, RBS_HiC_50CHRs, whole genome shotgun sequence.
tgaacctgcatcatatatgccatcatgtgctgtgcccattgacaatgccagagtcaacttaagatgtttttttaaaagtcaggataaaattcagtgggtattgccagcctaacatgttcaaggtgTGTGTCTGAAAGTAAAAGCAAATTTTTCACTTAATTCATGTCAGTGCACACTTGTTTTGAGTTAATCCACGGTGCGTACTGTGGACAGCCTACTGCAAaggcgcatgttgatacaacttaattggaatcatttttaatgctaccaaaatgtcataaaaacggtttgtttcatgaatcaaactacttgtttatcataaaacaaaaatttagaatatttttagaaactaagacattttctcagCATACACAATCGATTTAGAATGTTGCTTGCagtcactgatccagagtcagctattctcatcccattctcccagttacagggagctgtaacacggagcagttcggctgcataaCTCAGTGAATTCAGcaagtatttcaccctgtttATTATGtcatggccagtggaagactagtcttataatccatCTGCCTAAAtgcatttactgatttttttaatgcagtgtgtattaacacatgaatcaatcgcATTTCACTCAACCGAGTATTTACCTCATATAACGCTAAAATAGGAAATGCGTGTTAGCAAGTTGATTGTTAATgtgtgtatctaaaaggtgataggCTATTTAACCTCCAAGGCAGGACTTCCTCTCTACATCTATTGACTGTTGGGTGGTAGAGCTTTTTGGTTGGGTGATCCAATttatcccattcatttaaatagtagTGACTCGTctttgctaaatagtctctggcctcacactctatagaactacaatgaCAATCATGCATTACGTCGTCTCCCCAAAGTTTGCACAATTTTATtcctgatttctcacaatacagggacagtagtggtgtacaaaagcaacttttatttattttataaatattttatttactttatttaagaagtaactcagatattatggtaaaaaataaatattacaagttATCTGATTACATAGTACACTTTAGCATATTAGCATACACtgcagacagacaggcctttggTAATGAGAAAAGACTGCTGCTTTTAAAAACATGCTGAAGTGATTAccaattttttttacaacaataGTTCCTTGAATTTGTGGTTAGCAACTTTCCAACTGCCAGAATTATAGAGGAAGTATTTAGAGGAAATTATATCTTCCTTATGGCAGTTTCCCATATAGCAGggtttttttttaagctaatgCACtgcactgttttttattttttatgtttttagtatttatttataagtcattattatttatcTATAAAGTCACATTATATTAATATGCAACAATAACTTGCTACATCATTTTCCAGAATTAGTCCAGAAACCGAGTTCAAACGCACCACCAAGATCAATCATTGTGAACTTTCTTCAGTTTTTGGtgaaaaagtttgttttgaagcAGGCCTGGCAGGGCGCATAAAGGTGCAAGGCACCATGCTGTCATTTGATCACAACTACGCCGTGGAAATGCTCCAGAAACTACTCTGGAATAAAAAATACTGAAAGGAAGGAAGAGTCGGTTTTAGACGCCCTTCAAACGCTAGATGGCCAACAGTGGATTGGTCAGGAGTGGGCCTACATTGGATAATGAAGATGGAAATGTGGCAGATCCTGAAGGTGACTCTATGGAGAAGCAATTAGATCGGTGTATGGCCTGGCAACGTGTTGGAGGCAATAGCTTGGAGAGAACTCAGCAAGTGAGAGAAAGGCTCCAGgaattcgggtggcggaggacaagtctcagttgcctacatttctgagactgtcaatccacgcattttatcacttggctcactgtgcatgacactcacagcatgtggaggctcatgctacactccgcaatccacacacatCTTACCACTTGCCCCATTGAgggcaagaaccactaatcgccaccacgaggaggttaccccatgtgactataccctccctagcaaacaggccaatttggttgcttaggagacctggctgtagtcactcagcacgctccggattcaaactcgcgactccaggggtggtagtcagcgtcaatactcgctgagctacgcaGGCCCCCCTAAATCCTCTATTGTTAAGATCTTTTAATTGGACTCTTGAAGATGGCCTCCTTCCATCACGGAAGGAGGCCATCATAACTATAATTTCTAAAgaaggtaaaaaaataaagaatgctGTGGCTCATATAGGCCAATTCCAGCTATTAATGTAGATTACAAGTTATTCACCTCAAATATATGCAAAAGATTTGAAATGTTTTACCTGACTTAATTAACGAGGATCAGACAGGCTTTATTAAAAACCGTCAGACCCAGTATAACATTAGAAAAACATTACATATTATTGAATATATTCAAGAAAAAGATACAAGTGTGGCACTTTTGAGCCTTGACGtagaaaaagcatttgatagtTTTAATTGGAATTTTCTTTGTCAAGTGTTTGAATTTggtttgaataaaaaaatcaattaagTATATTAAAACAATCTATCAGTAGCCTACTGCTAGAATCAAGGTGAATGACGATTTATCGGCCACATGTAGTCTTGGCAGGGGAACACAGCAGGGCTGGTTTTTGATCCCTACTTTTTTGCTCTCTATATTGAGCCTTTGGCTCAAGTGATTTCTCAAAATAAGGACTTGAGAGGGATAAGGATTAGAGATAGAAGAACATATTATTGGACTGTTTGCAGAAGATATTATAGTCTATCTTAAAGAACCGGATAACACTTTTCCAATTCTAATGAATCTAGTAGAGGAattaactgcatataaatgaaatGTTTCAAAATCTCAGGTCAACTcctttaaagaggccctattatgctttttgtgattttacctttcctttagtgtgtaatatagctgtttgtgcatgtataaggtctacaaagttacaaagcacaaagtccatgcaaaagggtgttattctctcccacagacaacactgctcaagaaatACAAGAAACGGCTGGATTTTAGTCCAGACATTTCTTCTGTAAAGTATCTACATCACTATGTAACACGTTTGCATAATggcctaagggctactttggcccgccCTCAAACAATCGTAGTTATAGCCGTGTCCAGGATGAGTGGTTAGTGTCACCATGTCGAGAagatgttgttttcttcactgcgaaagcaaaacctctttgtttttaCTTGCAaaggcagacgaattgaagaatacattttttaattattataattatttagcagtacaaccacaaccaatgctggattttcaggatggttactcctgaaagatggtgcagttcccactttgttgagACAATCTGGCGCTTCAGGATCACAAACTATATATGTTTGATTATtggtggatttatctgctaccgagagttcaaaagcggagttttgtgttgtagctacggtgtacacccagcgcacagctgtaggcctctgctaacctgctagcttaagttattgtgttgaaatagatttgctaatcagctgcgggcccacttttacctacaatagtgtagaattatgcagactTTTTTTCGTTCTAAATATCATGAATactgatcaagtgtggagatggatttatttttacaaacgatAATTTTACATAtgcaatccacggtagtgctcAGCTAACTtgctatttaattttattgttttggtaagggtttactattccgCTGTGGTCctgcttttacctaaaactgtaacaaaatggtcgatctcaagagtcttatataattatataattacaagctgtaatgttacagCCGATATCCACAGTAGTTTACGACTAACTTGCTCAATAACTCTCTAATACACCCGGTAATATCCaaccgggagtaagcctctgttctccgttcatatctctggcaacaaaagtttggctacacccattccagcaaaagatgactaacttagatgcactatgtgtcttttaccagaagctttgttaggttcaccaTAATCAAcattgtacttgtaagaaagctacaaaatgaaaacttaccactgtgaagcgtcctgctcaagtcgtgcttgcgaaggtggttcaggtcgatcagcttgttcttttAAACTTTCATTATTTGTTTCATTACGGACTCAAACTGGTACAAAAACTGACaacactgttaccatagttacaattGGGTTTACAGTTGCTCAGGAagcctgaaactcagttatggtagGGGCATTACATTTCCAACACACGCTCTACGtggttgaccaatcagagcagactgggcttttcggaaaggggggctttaaagagacaggagatAATTCAGAGTGTTTGAGCCAGAGGATTAGAAAAggtttagcagaaatgtacagtatgagataatgtgttttttttttttttttttttttactttaaagcatATGTAAAGCATATTATTCAAGTAGACccccaaaacaaaatgataaacctgtaaattagcataatatgagctCTTTAATTACTCTCCTTCACAACTAATTAGACAAACATACAACGTAAAATGGGATGCCAAATCAATCAAATCTGACATTACCTCTGACATTAACGTTTTAAGTGTAAACTTTTTTCACGATATGGCACCCCCCTTTGGACCCACCGGCTGGTCCATTGAGTTTATTGCTAATCCTGTTTGAACATTCTAGAGCAGTAAACATGGATTCACTGTAGGTAACTGATTTGATTCCAAATCAGTAATgggtttgttctttctttctctctatatatatctCTGAAGGTGTCCCAGAGCTTGGCCAGTTCCACGCCATGAGTGTGATGGAATGGACAAATGTGACAACGACAACTGGAGAACAAGTTCAACTGATCAGGATACGAAACCCCTGGGGGAGGAAGAGCTGGAGCGGAGCATGGAAGGAGAGGTATAGGGTGGAAGATTCACAAATTGGTCAACTACTGATGTATTTTCTAGTGTTCTTTTTGTGCTAAATGCCTTGTATTCCAACACGTCTGTATCATAAAAGGAATAGATTCAACAGTACTCTGTCCCTTGAAAATAATACTAGAACTGTTACTCACCATGACCAGAACCGTTCgacctgatggtggaaaagtgctttttctttcttctgcagaacacaataggagatattttaataaatatccaGGTCTGTCTTTTCAAGACAATAAGAGTGGATTGTGATTACCGATCCTAAGATACAAAAAAGGAAGCTTATGTTTATGTCTGTTTTCATTATTGTGAATCTTCTACATCTGGGCATGCTGATTTGAACATATTAACATTATATCATGTTCATCATTCTAAGTGCACCTTTTCTACTTGGGTTTGTAGTAATTACAGAGTTttatgtctatctctctctctctctctccagtggATCAGGGTGGACTTCTTTGGAGCCCTCCTGTGCTCAGTCTCTACTGGGCCGCACGGCAGTGGGGGAATTCTGGATGGACGAGGCAGAATTCCAGCAGGAATTTGATGAGGTCACAGTGGGTTATCCAGTCAGTGATTCAGGACACCTCCAGAGCATCTACACTGGTATTCATTAGATCATTTACATTACAGGACCTGTCTCATAAATTGATTATCTACTAATATAAATTTGATGCAAGTTTAATAATAAAGGAATGTGTTTAGTGTGACTGTGTCATTTTCCTTCATGTAGGAAGTTTTCTAACCCATAGCCACCAGATTGGTGGCCGCTGGGTCAAAGGTCACTCTTCAGGTGGTTGCCGTAACAACAGCACTTTTAGCAGCAATCCTAAGTACTGGTTGAAAGTGTGTGAGAAGGGAGAAGTCTTGCTGTCATTGCTGCAGTATGCACTTACTGAACCGCCAGCAGAAGGCAGCGTTCAGCAGCATCCACACCTCCAGGCCATTGCACTACATGTATGGAAGGTTAGATAATCTCAAAACGAATCTTACggttataaaattattttctctggtaattgatattatgctataaatgctttcaattgaacctaatttgtattgaatccagatCATTAGATTGTGTTTGGACATATGcaaatgtgtttatgtatttacCTCTAATTTGTGTGTATGCGTGAGAtcatgtttaaccctttaagcttggatgggcaaatatttatcaaaatattaataactacagccttgaccaaaacaaaaaggtattgttttaaagctaAGAAACTTTACTTTACAACGCATGTAATCAGTATGACTAAATTGCTGCAATTGCTTTGAAAAtttcagacaaatcagaagtgtttggttttgataatttatttataattttggaCTATATGTTACACAAATCTTTAGTAatttttgtgtttgcatgtgttattAGATCTTGTGTAaaattattctgttttatttgtttggagaggcttttggacacttgaagACATTTTGGGAAAATaggataattatttttgtaatgctataactttttatCGCTTTATTGtaagaaaataaagttatttttggcttaagtttgtttttttgtttgttctgtttttttggattcttcagcagtttcttaggctgaaagTCTTGAAATGTATATCATTAAAAactttgaaaattattatttaaaatgataccaaacgcTTGacctttttttaaaattattattattagttttttgtcgagttataagcctatattttgggtatgccactgaaaaaggaaatctttaaaaacaccctcagaaatTACAGGGTTAAAGTTCTTTACACACTTTTTGTTTATGTCATAGGTGGAGAAGAAACACTTTAACCTGATGCAGACGTTGAACAAGCCACCACTTGTATCACACACACATGCGTATGATCGAGAAGTGGTTGTACACACTCAGCTGAGTCCTGGGTTTTACCTGCTGGTGCCCAGTACCTTCCTGCAGGGAGCTGAGGGCCGATTCCTCTTAAGAGTTAATTCTTCCTGTCCTACCTCCCTCAGGTGACAGCACAAATACATACTCATAATAATAgatttaaaataattcaaatcgATTGTAAATGAGATGGCTGGTGGAGTTCAGGGTGCCCACTTGTCAGTACAAAATAGCTAACACAATTAAATTCTGCATTTAAATGTAGTTGTCGCTCCTGAAATTTTGCTGTCTGTCCGTGGCCAGCTTGTAAACAGTACTTTAATATAGTGTGTGCCTGTGACTTCTTAACGTGATAAGTCGTAAACCATCCCTTCCATGCTTTTGTCCTGACAAAGTGAAATCTCCTTGTTTAAAAATAGTTTCTGTctttccagtgtgatgaatttGACGAATCCTCCCCAGCAATGCTCAGAGGGAGAGTGGGAAACCATCAGTTCTCATGGCTGTTGGACTGTCGGCTTGAATGCAGGAGGAGGCCGGAACTTCCCCACACATGGACAGAACCCCCACATGCCACTTAGTGTGACATATGACCCTGGCGGTAACAACGTTAGGGTCACCCTACGTCAAAACAGGCTCGAAGATGCCCTCCATGCCATCGGCTTCCATATTTATAAGGTCAGAAATTATACATGGACGTAACATCATGAGTATCTAGACATCTTAAAAACACAGAGAACTTCAGTAGCTCTGCTGTTTCAATTGCTCTGTCCGAAACCTAATGAAAGTTTTGTCATAAAATGCCTTTAGAATTTTATAACATGtaatgtgactgtgtgtgtctaGGTACCTGATGGTGGCTCTCACTCCTTGTTAACCCCCGGTGCCATGTCTCCGGTGGTTAGCTGTATACCTCATGCCCACTCCCAGGAGGTCAGTGTGTTCTGCCGTCTGCAGAAGGGCGAGTATTTCGTAATTCCCTCCACCTACCAGCCAGAACTCAGCGCACAATTTACACTTACCCTTTCGCTCAGGATGCATCGGTAAACACAACACATCATTGTACTAACAGCTCAgcattttttcaaatatatattttgtactatatatatatatatatatatatatatatacacatacatcctCCTGTAAATAATGTATGCTGTAAATTGGTCAATTCAAATGGTCATGAATtgtcaattcaattaaaatgcaCTTAAAATCTAATAATTGGAAAGACTGGTAAAATTTTACTTTCATGTTAAGAATTTGGTACTAGCTAACACAGGCCTACAGTTCAACTAATTTGTTTTCATTGGAAAACACATTGGTTTCACTACGTTTAAGCCTTTCATGCATGCTAGAACGGCGTTTTCCTCAAccgaaaacaaaacatttaaaaaagctcTCCATTACCACACACTTTGAAATAGAGTTTTCAAATGAACAAGATCAGTGTGGATATGTCCTAAATATTTGGGTTCTGATATAGTAAAGTACTAAAGCTGTCCATCTCCACAGAAAATCAATGCAGTGTCACGAGCATCTTGGACGTGCCGTTCAGGAGGTAACTATCTTTCAACTCTTATGTTCAGATGATATTATGGTTTGCACAGCCTTCATGGTGTCTGAACTCTCCTATaataaagtaaatattatttttactgttaTATACTGCATTGTTGTACTACTGTATAGTGTCATCATACCATTTATGTAATGGACAGATCTGTGTTTGTTCTGAGTTCGGTGAATTGTTCTGTATCGAAAGTTACCACCCACCTTGTTGTGAAGCATTGCAGACTTTTGAGTGATAGGTTAGGCTTAGCAGGTGGCAGATATTCCCTGGGTAATACAGTTTGTTACCCATAATTAAATTGGTCACTCAATCACCCAGAAGTTGACAAAATGATCTtctagcagatatacacatttgcaAACACCAATATTTTATTCAGATATGGTCACTAACTATTCATGCATTCATACTTAATCTCTcttgtttgattttgttaaatcACAATACTGCAAGCAGTTTCAGGGCAAGTAATGTACCATAAGGGTTTGTAAGATGCCCCTctctttttcctctttctctcctccCACAGGTCTCCTGTATATCTGTGATGAGAAGAAAGTCTGGGCAAGGGGATTAGTTGCCCATGCTGATGTGTGTTGAAGGTCTTCACCTCCAATCGTAGGACAGGAGTCTCCGAAGTGTTACAAACAGTGTAGCCATTTAAAACCTCATCCACTGAGCTGATCTCTCACAACAACCACTGAAGCTGCCATACAGCTTCAGCCAGGCCCAGCAAGCCCAACAGAGACATGACTCAGCAGAGAGACACACGCCCATAGAGTGATACACTTGAACAGAATCTGCCCAGACTCCAAGAGACAGAAACAGCAAAGAGAGAATAGAACAGAGATAAGAGAAAATGCAAACAACCAAGAGagaaccaaaaaaaataaaaaataaataccattgatgattgaaatatgtcaaccAGTTGAGATTCAGCTGTATAATGGGTGTTATAATTTAGGCTATGTACATCTGAGAGCGAGAGAAAAAATATTGTATCGAGGGGTGTTGTTAGGCACAATGCAAAGTGGAGTTTTGTTGTCGCAACTTGtgcattaatatataatttaaccaACTGAATTTATCACTACTGTTTAAAGGTTTGGAATcacatatttgtatgtttttgaaagaaaatgtgtATTTCTTACGATTTATCAAGAATTACAGTTTAGACACTTATAGTATTAATGGTTAAATGGCTATTTCTACTCATATAAATGCAGTATTCTTCATAATTTCTGTTTACCCAAGAATCCTCAACTTACAGCTGTTAGCACATTACAATGATTTCTCAATGATTAGGTGACACtgtattttgttagtaataacTGCTGAAAATGTTGCTTTGCCATTTTgggcaaaaattttatttttaaataaataagaaatatatatttaaactagggctgtcgatttaacgcacccgagacactacacaagcatgtctgacgcaggtgtaaattgacgggttctcaaacaagccctcataataaatctccaactgattgacaaattcacttgtgaaatggattgttgtgaactgtatgccaatgattgacttatgttcaataatatagtagtaaacaatacattacattctaaagccgctttttgtattgtcaatgattaactcttctgctacaagaatgtaatgcattttaattatctgaatatttgtttttattttatttatctaatttttaaatatttaaagataactatgtatcattatttcatcattatatatttacatatattgacAGCGATTATAcaagcgattgacagccctaatttaaacatctATTTCAAACAGTGATAAAGTTTTTGGCAGTTGCTGATCAATGTtatgcatccttggtgaacagAAGCATCAACttatttcaagaacaaaaatgtattggtGATTCCaatcttttaaatggtagtgcaTTCGGCCATGCTTGTGTGTATTTTATATCGACAAAAAATGTGTCAAGTCTTTTGTTACATAATGTAAAGCAGTTTTTGCTCTCGTTTTTTATGAATAACTTTGTCCTTTGATTTGCGTCCAAAAGGATGAACTGGGTGAAGGAAAGCAGATGGGGGTAATACTGGCCCAGAGAAAGATTGAAAGACAAGGATTGAATAAGTGGGAGGGTACGCGGCTCTACTGAAGCTCTAACACTCTCTGAAGTATGCCACAGAGTTGGGGCTCATCACGCAGTCACTGCCCTGTCGGCCTCTTTTAGTGCTAATAGCCTGTGTGACAGTCCGAAAGGCCCATTAAGGCCACACTAGTGACGAACTTGCAGCGTCACTGCACACCCTGTCCCAGCCAGCACATGGTGCTGCCACACAATGATTCACTGTGTGAAACAAATATACTGCTGTGATATACTTCTCCCTGTGTTCCTGTCTGTTATATAGGTACCacacattaaattaatttgaatttaaatctTGTAATCCTACTTTATTTGAAAGCTTTTCAACCTTGTACACTGACCACCTTAGTTTCTGCCGAAATAACAAAGTACTTCAGTAAAACTGTAGTAATTTGGTTAGCAACACAGTAACAAAGAATCTGAACACTTCTTATGTTTGAATGAGGTTTATTAATTGATTATGCTTTATTATGACTCCATGGAATATTTATACTGTGAAACATTGCATGCCATAGGACCATCGTGAGCTGGGAAACAGTTACAGCACCTACCACTAAAATATACACTCTCTCTTTTACATATAGTAGGGTCCAcatgtgaaaatgcttttatttttcaggtttaatacaaaaaagtatcATTGCAGATTATGTCAGCATTACAAAGTTAGTAAACTGGCATAGACTCCTCGAATTTGTGtaaaagagcccatattatgttAATTTACAggttcaaaattttatttttgtggtcTACTAGAAtatgtttacatgatttaatgttcaaaaaacactttatttttctcatactgtacattttcttttccCCCACTCTTCATACTCCATCTGAAACGTtctgatttacctcctgtctctttaaagccccacTTTCCGAAAAGTCcggtctgctctgattggtcaaccaTGTAGAGCGTCtgtcggaaatgtaacgcccctaccataactgagtttcagcTACTGATTCttcctgagcagctgtaaacactactgtaactatggtaacagtgccCTTGGTTTTTGTCATACTAGTTCAAGCCAGAGTCcattaatgaatgaaataatgaaagtttggaagaacaaactGATCAACCTGGACCACCTTCGCAAACACTACTTGAGCAGGATGTTTCACAGCGGTAAGTTTtcattttgtagctttcttacaagtacaatgttgattattgtgaacctaacaaagcttcaataaaagacatgtagtgcatctaagttagtcatcttttgctggaatgggtgtagccgaACTTTTGTTGCCAGAAATATTaacggagaacagaggcttactcccggttGGACATTACCGGCGGTAATAGAGAGTTATTGagcaagttagccgtggactacTGTGGATATCGTctgtaacattacagcttgtaattatataagactcttgagatcgaccattttgttacagttttaggtaaaagcagGCCCACaactgaatagtaaacccttaccaaaacaataacattacataacaAGTTAGCTGATTCACCAGCGGGAGGCGGAGTGATTTTCGGCGGAAACACTGCAGGGGAGCGTAAAGTTTCCCTGCGAAGATTCCGCCCGCTGACTCCTGTATATCGACAGCGAAGGTAGAGGGCAGAGGGAAATtgtgaggaaatggtgtttgtgcacctgtttttatagcagaGAGTTTAGTGctaaaacaggcggggctcaaacaccatagccaatattagaatattggcgttattgtagaggtttcaactaggtcgtgtatAAAGGCACTGCCCATATGCGTAAccacgcaatgtcaagtgtactgagtcctAAGGGAAATTCAGTTAAAGACGTGCGCGTCGCCACAACTGGTGCGCGCCGCCGTTGCTGCGGAATTGACAGGGCTGCGGTCGGCGCAAGAGCAGAACCCAACACCTACCTAGAAGATAATGAACAACAAATTTGACGCGTGAGTAATCAAAACGGCGCTGCACGTTAGCGGGGATTTCTAATGCGAGTCTGCAATCGCATGCATTTCAAGCTTCCCTTTAACgcggagagagagagggaaagaggtgTGTCTACTAGCTTTGGCATGAGCTGGGAGGTCACCATGTTTTAGTTGCATGATTGGACCTTTACCTTGCTGCGTCCAGATAAATTGGATTTGAATGCATGCGGTTAATGCAACTAGCAAATACCCCGTCAGAAGCGCCAGATCTCAAGGCGCAGGGCCTCCAGACCGAGGACGGATCACCGGGTTGAGCATGTGTCTGAGCGGGTGCAGGTGCTCTGCGACCCGGGCAGACACTCTTTCTGCCGGAGCATGACATGTGGCACTTAAGGCTGATTGTAAACATGCGTGGATTTGTATATTAGTTAAACACGTCTGTTTATTAGGCatgttaatataaatgtaaagtagATAGTCCTATGTT
Proteins encoded in this region:
- the capn10 gene encoding calpain-10 — its product is MDHGLFVDPDFPADDSSLFCDYTTPLSSLLGDVSWLRPQEICEHPQLFPDDPVEAHPKQGILGDCWLLCACSMLLKNQHLLNKVFPHKQILWDDNGYSGDFRFRFWQNGHWIEVRVDDRLPCIKDTLCFSRCQSPRAFWVALLEKAYAKLHGSYERLWAGQVCEAMVGMSGAIAVRWSLKGVKLPQHQSNSQIQDVPNGNGMNLSQLSLELKEQCAISCCVHSAPTGVPELGQFHAMSVMEWTNVTTTTGEQVQLIRIRNPWGRKSWSGAWKESGSGWTSLEPSCAQSLLGRTAVGEFWMDEAEFQQEFDEVTVGYPVSDSGHLQSIYTGSFLTHSHQIGGRWVKGHSSGGCRNNSTFSSNPKYWLKVCEKGEVLLSLLQYALTEPPAEGSVQQHPHLQAIALHVWKVEKKHFNLMQTLNKPPLVSHTHAYDREVVVHTQLSPGFYLLVPSTFLQGAEGRFLLRVNSSCPTSLSVMNLTNPPQQCSEGEWETISSHGCWTVGLNAGGGRNFPTHGQNPHMPLSVTYDPGGNNVRVTLRQNRLEDALHAIGFHIYKVPDGGSHSLLTPGAMSPVVSCIPHAHSQEVSVFCRLQKGEYFVIPSTYQPELSAQFTLTLSLRMHRKSMQCHEHLGRAVQEVSCISVMRRKSGQGD